GCGACGGCCTCGTCCGCATCTTCGCCGAGGCGGGCATCGAGGACCCGCGACCGCCCCTCCTCTTCCCCGTCGCCGCCCGCCTCGCGCTCCAGGCCAAGGAGGCCGACCCCGACGGCTACCGCGCCGACCCGCGGTGGGAGCGGTCGCGGTTCGCCCCGTTCGAGCGGTTCCTGACCGAGACGCTCACCGACGACGCGAGGCTGGCGCTCAAGCTGGCGGCGCCGCTCGACGCCGTCGGCACGCTCCTGCGCGACGTCCGCCAGCGGGTCGAGGCACAGCGCGAGGTGCTCGCAGAGGACGAGGTCCAGCTCGCCGCACTTAACGGCCGGTTCGAGGAGGTCGGCGGCCAACTCGACGACATCGCCGGGCGGGCGGTCGCCGAGGTCGACCGCGAGCTGTTGGAGATGGAAAAGCGCGGGGTGCGCTTCCTCGACGACACGATCCGCGTGTCGCGTCTCAACCTCATCCGCGACCGGAACGCGTTCCGTGAGGAGTTCGACCGACAGGTGGTCCGCGACGCCGAGCAGCGGATCGAGACGCGCCTCGGCGAGGCCGCCGACGCCCTCCTCCGCCGCGTGTTCGAGCTGTGGAATGAGACGTACTCCCGGCTGACGGACCTCAAGCGGAAGGAGACGGGGATCGCGGGCGGGTTTATGTACGACCGCGACGAGGTGCTCCGCGACGTGATCCGCGAGGCCCGGCGGACCATCGACCAGTATGACATGGGCGAGGAGGCCCGCCGGTTGCTGGAGAACGCCCGCTCCGCCCTGACCGTCGGTGGCGTGACGGCCGTCGGGATCGGGGCCCTCGCCGTCGTCCTCATCGCGACGACGGCGTTCGACGTCACGGGCGGCGTGCTCGCCGCCGGGGCGCTCGCCACGCTCGGGTTCATCGTGCTGCCGGCCCAGCGGCGCCGCGCCGTCCGCGAGTTCTCGGCCCGCGTCGACACCCTCCGGGAGGAGCTGCGAGGCGGCCTCGACCGCGAGTTGAACCAGGAAGTGGAGCAGGCCGTCGGGAAGGTCCGCGCGCTCGTCCGGCCCGTCGCCAAGCTGGCCCTCGACGCCCGCGCCGACCTCGACGCCATGGCGGCCGAGGCGGGCCGCCTCGGGGACGAGACCGACGCGCTCCGGGCCGAGGTCCGCCAGTCGTACGGGACGGCTGAGGTCGAGGGCTGACCGCCCCGCCTAGTCCTCGGCTCGGGCTTCCCGTTTGCGGGCCAGCCGCTCCTGGACGCGAGCGCGCCCGGCGTACCATTCCATCACCGGCGTCACCGAGAGGCCGTGGACGACGATGCTGGTCGTGATCGTCACGAGGACGAGGCCCAGCAGGAGGTCCGAGAAGCCGTCGTTCAGGCCGTGCGTCTCGGCGAACATGAGGTAGTACACCGACCCGATCCCGCGGACGCCGAACCACGCGATGAGCTCGCGCTGGAGCCCGGTCGTGGGCGAGCCGAGGAGACCGACCCAGACGGCGAGCGGGCGGATCACGAGGAGCACGGCCGGGACGAACCACAGCATCTCGACCGTCCACACGGCGCGGTGGAGGAGCGCGCCGACGAGGACGACGAGCGTGACGGCGCCGATCCGCTCGAACTGCTCGGCGAACCCGAGGACGGCGCTCGCCATGTACGCGGGCGCCGAGTGTTCATCGACGGCGACCTCCTCGTCTTCCCCCTCGTGCGCCATCGCCTCGACGTCGTCGGCCGGCTCGTCACCGGTCTCCCGGCGCTCCTCGTTGCGGAGCGCGAGGCCGGCCGCGAACGCCGCCAGGAACGCGTACGTCCCGATGAGGAGCGCGACGCCGTAGCTCAGGGCCACGAGCCCGAGCGCGAGGAAGTCGTCGCTGCCGACGGCCTCCTTGTGCGCCCGCCGGAGGTGGACCACGAGCCGCCCCACGGCCGTCCCGAGGCCGGCGCCCACCGCGATCCCCCCGAGCACGGCCCAGACCACGTCCTTCAGGATCCACGTCGTGAAGCCCTCGCCCAGGTCGTGGAGCCCGAGCAGTCCGAGGCCGAGCATGACGAAGGGGAACGCGGCGCCGTCGTTGAATCCGGCCTCACCCGTCAGCGAGAACCGGAGGCGGTCCGTGTCGTCGGGGTCCTCGATCTGGACGTCGGAGGCGAGGACCGGGTCGGTCGGGGCGAGGACAGCGCCGAGGAGGACGGCCGCGCCCCACGGGATCCCGAGGCCGAAGTACGCCAGCGCCGCGATGCCGAAGACGGTGAGCGTCATCGAGACCGTCGCGAGGCGGAGCGGGAGCCGCCACCGGCCGTCGGAGAGCGGCGTCCGGAGCTTGAGGCCGGCCGCGAACAGCGACAGGATCACGGCGATCTCGGTCAGCACCTCCAGCGTCCCGGCCTCGTCGATCGGGTCGATGACGAGGAGGCCGATCCCGAGGGGCCCGATGCCGAGCCCGACGAGGAGGTACAGCTGGGCCGTCGAGAGGGGGAGCCGGGCGAGCGTAGTCTTGGCCAACGCCATGAGCGTCAGCAGGAGGCCGGCGACGACAAACCAGAGGGCGAAGGGCACGAGCGGATGGGGGGCGGCGTCGGCGAACGCCGTGCTCGGCGGCCGCGGTCCCTAGGCGACCTCAGTAGCGAGTTGCCTGAGGAAGTCCCGGAGGAACGCCGCCCGGCGCTCCGCCTCGGCCCGGCCCGCCTCCGTTCGCATCGTGGCCGGCAGCTTCAGCAACTTGACGAACAGGTGATCGGTCGCCCACCGCTTGTCGTCGAGCGCCCGCGCGGGCGGCTCCGACGGGACGGGGTCGTCGGGGTGGACGATCCCCGAGCCGAACACGGCCGACATCGCATACATCCGGGCCAGCCCGATGGCGCCGAGCGCGTCGAGCCGGTCGGCGTCCTGGACGACCTCGGCCTCGACGGTCTGGGGTTCGATCCCGGCCGAGAAGCTGTGGGCCTCAACCGCGTGCGCCACGGCGGGGAGGTCCGCCTCGGGGAAGCCCTCGGCCCGGAGCCAGCGCGCCGCCTCGTCGGCCGCGATGCGCGACGCCCGTTTCCGATCCGGCGAGTCCTTCGCGACCGTCACGACGTCGTGGAGCCACGCCGCGGGCACGACGACGCCGAGGCGGGCGCCCTCGGCCTCGGCCAGCCGCCCCGCCCACGCCACGACGCGGCGGACGTGGGCGAGGTCGTGGGCCGGGTCGCCGGCCATCCGCTGGCGGACGAACGCCTCGCAGCGCTCGCCCCAGGCGTCGACCTCGGCCGCGGTCACGCGACGACGAAGTTGACGAGCCGGCCCGGCACCGCGATCTCCTTGCGGACAGTCCCTTCCTCGAGGTACCGCGCCACATTCGGCTCCTCGCGGGCCGCCGCGAGCATCGCGACCTTGTCCGCCTCGGCGTCGACCAGGACGGTCCCGCGGAGCTTGCCGTTGACCTGGACCGCGATCTCGACCGTGTCGGCCTTGAGGAGATCGGGGTCGGCCTCCGGCCACGGCTCGTAGGTCAGCGTCTCGTCATGGCCGAGTTGGCGCCAGAGCTCCTCGGCGAGGTGCGGCGCGAACGGCGCCAGCAGGAGCGTGAACGTCTCGGCCGTCGCCTGCGGGATGTGGCCCCACTTGGTGGCGGCGTTGACGAACTCCATCATCGCCGCGATCGCCGTGTTGAAACGGAGGCCCTCGACATCGTCGGTGACCTTCTGGATCGTCGCGTGGAGGACGCGCTGCTGCTCGCGCGTCGGCTCGGCGTCGAGGACGGTCGCGGCGCGGCGCCCGGTGTCCGGGTCGATGACGAGGCGGTAGGCCCGCGCCAGGAAGCGGTGGACCCCGTCGACGGAGCGCGTATTCCATGGCTTCGTCTGCTCCAGCGGCCCCATAAACATCTCGTAGAGCCGGAGCGAGTCGGCCCCGTAGGCGTCGACGATGTCGTCGGGGTTGACGACGTTGCCGCGGCTCTTCGACATCTTGTGGGCGCGCGAGGTCACGCGGACGTCGGCGTGAGCCGCCAGCACGAAGCCGTCGCCCTTTTTCTTGACCTCGTCCTCCGAGACCTGGACGGCGACCAGGGTCGAGCCGTCGCGGGCGTCCTGCCAGTCGGCGTCGTCCCCGTCCGCCTCGGTGGCGTGCTCGGCCGAGACCCACCCGAACGGCACGCCGTCGTCGCCGACGCGCCGGAACGCCGTGTACTCGACCTCGCCCAGGATCATGCCCTGGTTGACCAGCTTCTGGAACGGCTCGTCCGTGCTCACCACGCCCGCGTCAAACAGCACCTTGTGCCAGAACCGGGCGTAGAGCAGGTGGAGCACGGCGTGCTCGGCCCCGCCGATGTAGAGGTCGACCGGCATCCAGTACCGCTCCTTGTCGGGGTCGACGAAGGCGTCGGCGTTGTCGGGGTCGATAAAGCGGAGGTAGTACCAGCAGGAGCCGGCCCACTGGGGCATCGTGTTGGTCTCGCGCCGCGCCGGACGGCCCGTCTCCGGGTCGGTCGTCTCGATCCACTCGGCCGCGTTCGCGAGCGGGCTCTCGCCGTTGTCGGCCGGCCGGTACTCGTCGACCTCGGGGAGCGTGAGCGGGAGGACGTCCGGCGGGAGCGGCTTCGGGACGACGTCGCCGTCCTCATCCGTCGTGTGGATCACCGGGATCGGCTCGCCCCAGTACCGCTGGCGGCTGAACAGCCAGTCGCGGAGCTTGTAGTTGACCTGCCGCCGGCCGACGCCGTTCGACTCGAGCCACGCCGTCACGTCGGCCTTCGCGGCCGGGACCATGAGGCCGTCGAGGCGGACGCCCTGGTCGGCGATGCCGGCCACGGGGCCGCCGCTCGCGTCGGAGTTCATCAGCGTGCCCTCGTTGCCGGCGTAGACCTCCGAGAAGTGGTGGGGCGCGTCGTTGTACTCGCCGAACAGCAGGTCGGCCTCGGTGTCGGTCGGCACGTCGGGGCCGGCGTGCTGAGCCAGCCACGACGCCGGCGGACGGACG
This sequence is a window from Rubrivirga marina. Protein-coding genes within it:
- a CDS encoding dynamin family protein, whose amino-acid sequence is MDSPARAAQALLDRERALLADLGGLLDRADAPDDTRRRLADLARTLDELFLLVVAGEFNAGKSTVVNALFGRRIMEEGPVPTTDKITVLRHGDAEATHRRGEFITERHLDHPLLESLALVDTPGTNSIVKEHQALTEDFIPRADLVLFVTSYDRPLSESERQFLEYIRGAWGKRLVVAVNKADLAETEAALAQVLEHVRDGLVRIFAEAGIEDPRPPLLFPVAARLALQAKEADPDGYRADPRWERSRFAPFERFLTETLTDDARLALKLAAPLDAVGTLLRDVRQRVEAQREVLAEDEVQLAALNGRFEEVGGQLDDIAGRAVAEVDRELLEMEKRGVRFLDDTIRVSRLNLIRDRNAFREEFDRQVVRDAEQRIETRLGEAADALLRRVFELWNETYSRLTDLKRKETGIAGGFMYDRDEVLRDVIREARRTIDQYDMGEEARRLLENARSALTVGGVTAVGIGALAVVLIATTAFDVTGGVLAAGALATLGFIVLPAQRRRAVREFSARVDTLREELRGGLDRELNQEVEQAVGKVRALVRPVAKLALDARADLDAMAAEAGRLGDETDALRAEVRQSYGTAEVEG
- a CDS encoding cation:proton antiporter is translated as MPFALWFVVAGLLLTLMALAKTTLARLPLSTAQLYLLVGLGIGPLGIGLLVIDPIDEAGTLEVLTEIAVILSLFAAGLKLRTPLSDGRWRLPLRLATVSMTLTVFGIAALAYFGLGIPWGAAVLLGAVLAPTDPVLASDVQIEDPDDTDRLRFSLTGEAGFNDGAAFPFVMLGLGLLGLHDLGEGFTTWILKDVVWAVLGGIAVGAGLGTAVGRLVVHLRRAHKEAVGSDDFLALGLVALSYGVALLIGTYAFLAAFAAGLALRNEERRETGDEPADDVEAMAHEGEDEEVAVDEHSAPAYMASAVLGFAEQFERIGAVTLVVLVGALLHRAVWTVEMLWFVPAVLLVIRPLAVWVGLLGSPTTGLQRELIAWFGVRGIGSVYYLMFAETHGLNDGFSDLLLGLVLVTITTSIVVHGLSVTPVMEWYAGRARVQERLARKREARAED
- a CDS encoding HD domain-containing protein — its product is MTAAEVDAWGERCEAFVRQRMAGDPAHDLAHVRRVVAWAGRLAEAEGARLGVVVPAAWLHDVVTVAKDSPDRKRASRIAADEAARWLRAEGFPEADLPAVAHAVEAHSFSAGIEPQTVEAEVVQDADRLDALGAIGLARMYAMSAVFGSGIVHPDDPVPSEPPARALDDKRWATDHLFVKLLKLPATMRTEAGRAEAERRAAFLRDFLRQLATEVA
- the leuS gene encoding leucine--tRNA ligase, which translates into the protein MAGYPHDEIEPRWQDYWREHDTFRQPGPGDDGFDADKPGFYALDMFPYPSGAGLHVGHPEGYTATDIVSRYKRMTGFNVLHPMGWDAFGLPAEQAAIREGIHPRVTTERNVATFRRQLQRLGFSYDWSREVNTTDPDYVKWTQWIFLKLYEKGLAYEAFAPVNWCPELGAVLSNEEVVDGKSEIGGHPVVQVPMRQWMLRITEYADRLLDGLEDLDWPESVKAMQRNWIGKSVGAEVDFGVFGHPAVRIRVFTTRPDTLFGATYMVLAPEHPLVNEITTEGQAEAVRQYVAAASRKTERDRMEQKAKTGVFTGAHAVNPVNGQKVPVWIADYVLAGYGTGAIMAVPAHDARDFEFAQVHGLPIRPVVRPPASWLAQHAGPDVPTDTEADLLFGEYNDAPHHFSEVYAGNEGTLMNSDASGGPVAGIADQGVRLDGLMVPAAKADVTAWLESNGVGRRQVNYKLRDWLFSRQRYWGEPIPVIHTTDEDGDVVPKPLPPDVLPLTLPEVDEYRPADNGESPLANAAEWIETTDPETGRPARRETNTMPQWAGSCWYYLRFIDPDNADAFVDPDKERYWMPVDLYIGGAEHAVLHLLYARFWHKVLFDAGVVSTDEPFQKLVNQGMILGEVEYTAFRRVGDDGVPFGWVSAEHATEADGDDADWQDARDGSTLVAVQVSEDEVKKKGDGFVLAAHADVRVTSRAHKMSKSRGNVVNPDDIVDAYGADSLRLYEMFMGPLEQTKPWNTRSVDGVHRFLARAYRLVIDPDTGRRAATVLDAEPTREQQRVLHATIQKVTDDVEGLRFNTAIAAMMEFVNAATKWGHIPQATAETFTLLLAPFAPHLAEELWRQLGHDETLTYEPWPEADPDLLKADTVEIAVQVNGKLRGTVLVDAEADKVAMLAAAREEPNVARYLEEGTVRKEIAVPGRLVNFVVA